The following are from one region of the Anaeropeptidivorans aminofermentans genome:
- the atpB gene encoding F0F1 ATP synthase subunit A → MFEIGGEDIYITQSILSTWIVMGVLILIAIIIRIRLNKFKSIPRGFQNVVEAAVEAIENFTQKTMGKETTFFSGYFLSIFAFIIFSNYSSLIGLRPPTSDLATTLALALMTFVLTHASGLKTKKLKYFKSFIEPIPVFLPINIIGEIAKPVSLAFRLFGNILSGVIIMGLIYTMLPVLLRVILPDFLHFYFDIFVGGLQAFIFTVLSMTYVAQAMGD, encoded by the coding sequence TTGTTTGAGATAGGCGGAGAAGATATCTATATAACTCAGTCTATTTTAAGCACATGGATAGTTATGGGAGTTCTTATTCTTATTGCGATTATAATACGCATAAGACTCAATAAGTTTAAAAGCATTCCGAGGGGCTTCCAAAATGTTGTAGAAGCCGCTGTGGAAGCAATAGAAAACTTTACGCAGAAAACCATGGGTAAGGAAACTACATTTTTTTCCGGCTATTTTTTGAGTATATTTGCTTTCATTATTTTTTCAAATTATTCAAGTCTTATAGGGTTACGGCCTCCTACGTCAGATTTGGCTACGACCCTTGCTCTTGCTCTTATGACATTTGTGCTTACCCACGCATCCGGGCTCAAAACAAAAAAACTCAAATATTTTAAAAGCTTCATCGAGCCTATTCCGGTTTTTTTGCCCATTAATATTATCGGCGAAATTGCAAAGCCTGTATCTCTTGCGTTTCGTTTATTCGGAAATATTCTCAGCGGAGTAATTATTATGGGGCTGATTTACACTATGCTTCCTGTTTTGCTCAGGGTTATTCTGCCGGATTTTCTGCATTTTTACTTTGATATCTTTGTCGGCGGTCTTCAGGCATTTATATTTACCGTTTTAAGTATGACTTATGTTGCGCAGGCAATGGGAGACTAA
- the atpE gene encoding ATP synthase F0 subunit C → MDPSAFVLGCSALGAGICMLAGLGSGLGQGFAAGKAAEAVGRQPEARSEILSTMLIGAAVAETCSVYGLVIALILLMANPLMGYL, encoded by the coding sequence ATGGATCCATCAGCTTTTGTATTAGGTTGTTCGGCGCTTGGCGCAGGAATATGTATGCTTGCAGGTTTAGGTTCAGGTTTGGGACAAGGCTTCGCAGCAGGCAAGGCGGCGGAGGCCGTTGGACGCCAGCCCGAGGCTAGAAGTGAAATCTTAAGCACCATGCTTATCGGTGCGGCGGTTGCTGAAACCTGCTCGGTTTACGGTCTTGTTATAGCGCTTATATTGCTTATGGCAAACCCTCTCATGGGCTATCTGTAA
- the atpF gene encoding F0F1 ATP synthase subunit B: MLHNITSTAIINGQILLSATGGSLLHFDKRFLIETGIQVFNIIVLTIALICILYAPVRQFLRNRTERIQNDIVAAKSEYQTAQDLKEEYHNKLAEIDQEREEILNQARKKAIERSDQILTAAKKEADTIYHNAMAEIAAERINSEADTKRQLIELSTLIAERFIEVSIDTQTQEKFVDEALAGWEEDLWRN; encoded by the coding sequence TTGCTTCATAATATAACAAGCACAGCTATTATAAACGGCCAAATCCTCTTAAGCGCTACAGGAGGTTCGCTTCTTCATTTTGATAAAAGGTTTCTTATAGAAACGGGTATTCAGGTATTTAACATAATCGTTCTTACAATAGCGCTTATATGTATTCTTTATGCGCCTGTAAGGCAGTTTTTGAGAAACCGCACCGAGAGAATACAAAATGATATCGTTGCCGCAAAATCTGAATATCAGACTGCTCAGGACTTAAAAGAGGAATATCATAATAAGCTTGCAGAAATTGATCAGGAAAGAGAAGAAATATTAAATCAGGCAAGAAAAAAGGCCATAGAAAGAAGTGACCAGATTCTTACTGCGGCTAAAAAAGAAGCAGATACCATCTATCATAACGCTATGGCAGAGATTGCCGCAGAGCGGATTAATTCCGAGGCCGATACAAAGCGGCAGCTTATAGAGCTTTCTACTTTGATTGCAGAGCGTTTTATCGAGGTTTCTATTGATACTCAAACTCAGGAAAAATTCGTAGATGAAGCGCTTGCAGGTTGGGAGGAAGATTTATGGCGAAATTAA
- the atpH gene encoding ATP synthase F1 subunit delta, giving the protein MAKLTNRYALALVNYASETNQLEKIYKQALQFTGENTGEELEPISDEITAFIEFVLKGEIQPVMRRFVEVAREKLGIIHARVASPIPLTEAQLSKIEEKLYIQFGKKVEMSTEIDEDLLGGFRVTVGDIVIDCSIKRLISEMKNNLYKGVSLV; this is encoded by the coding sequence ATGGCGAAATTAACGAACCGCTATGCGCTTGCTCTAGTGAACTATGCAAGTGAAACCAATCAGCTCGAAAAAATATACAAGCAGGCCCTTCAATTTACCGGAGAGAATACCGGTGAAGAGCTAGAGCCTATTTCAGATGAAATAACAGCCTTCATTGAATTTGTTTTAAAAGGCGAAATTCAGCCGGTGATGCGGCGCTTCGTTGAGGTTGCGCGAGAGAAATTGGGGATTATTCATGCAAGGGTCGCATCTCCGATTCCTTTGACGGAAGCTCAGCTCAGTAAAATAGAAGAAAAGCTTTATATTCAATTCGGGAAAAAAGTAGAAATGTCTACGGAAATAGATGAGGACCTTTTAGGGGGTTTTCGGGTTACCGTAGGAGATATTGTAATCGATTGCTCCATAAAGCGCCTGATTTCAGAAATGAAAAATAATCTTTACAAAGGAGTGAGTTTAGTTTAA
- the atpA gene encoding F0F1 ATP synthase subunit alpha, whose translation MQTNPINISSALKESILNFVSSAHINEAGRVLQVGDGIAKIYGLNSAMSGELLEFEDGTKGIALNLEEDSIGVVILGDDTNIREGNLVTRTGKIAQVPVGDSLLGRIVDPLGNPLDQKGNIKADKYRTVERVAPGVLSRHKVDVPLQTGIKAIDSMVPIGKGQRQLIIGDRQTGKTSIAIDTIINQKDKDVYCVYVAIGQKRSNVVNIVSILTEHDAMKYTTIVMAGASDSASLQYLSPYSGCAIAEEWMENGKDVLIVYDDLSKHAVAYRTMSLLLRRPPGREAYPGDVFYLHSRLLERAGRLSKEYGGGSITALPIIETYAGDMSAYIPTNVISITDGQIYLETEAFNSGIRPAINPGLSVSRVGGSAQRPAMKKIAGPLRMELAQYRELEAFAQFSSDLDKDTRRRLRHGERIVEVLKQPQYSPYTLAEELLVFFAVTKYCLLDINVEDITGFVAYLIGYFKDWHQNIMDTLMKGEIISEGLSKEMLEIIEACKKSYLA comes from the coding sequence ATGCAGACAAATCCAATAAACATAAGCTCCGCCTTGAAAGAAAGCATATTGAATTTTGTTTCCTCAGCCCATATAAACGAGGCCGGAAGAGTTTTACAGGTAGGCGACGGTATAGCAAAGATATACGGCCTTAACAGCGCCATGAGCGGTGAGCTTCTTGAGTTTGAGGACGGAACTAAAGGAATTGCCTTGAACCTTGAAGAAGACAGCATCGGTGTGGTTATTTTAGGTGATGATACAAATATCAGAGAAGGAAACCTTGTTACAAGAACAGGTAAAATTGCTCAGGTTCCCGTAGGGGATAGTCTTTTGGGCCGTATTGTTGATCCTCTTGGAAATCCCCTTGACCAAAAAGGGAATATTAAAGCAGATAAGTACAGAACAGTAGAAAGAGTCGCTCCTGGCGTATTGTCCCGCCATAAAGTAGATGTTCCTTTGCAGACAGGTATAAAAGCAATAGATTCCATGGTTCCCATAGGAAAAGGGCAGCGCCAGCTTATTATAGGCGACAGACAGACGGGAAAAACCTCTATTGCAATTGATACCATAATAAATCAGAAGGATAAAGATGTATACTGCGTATATGTTGCCATAGGGCAGAAAAGATCGAATGTGGTTAATATTGTGTCTATACTTACAGAGCATGATGCCATGAAATATACTACCATCGTTATGGCAGGGGCATCTGATTCGGCTTCACTCCAGTATCTTTCTCCATACAGCGGCTGTGCCATAGCTGAGGAATGGATGGAAAACGGCAAAGATGTGCTCATCGTTTATGATGATTTATCAAAGCATGCCGTGGCCTATAGAACCATGAGCCTGCTTTTGAGAAGGCCGCCGGGAAGAGAGGCGTATCCGGGAGACGTTTTCTACCTGCATTCAAGGCTTCTTGAAAGAGCCGGAAGGCTTTCAAAGGAATACGGCGGCGGCTCTATCACTGCGCTTCCTATCATAGAAACTTATGCCGGCGATATGTCGGCTTATATACCAACGAACGTAATCTCCATAACAGACGGCCAGATATATCTTGAGACGGAAGCATTTAATTCAGGTATCCGGCCTGCTATTAATCCGGGCCTTTCCGTATCCCGTGTCGGCGGTTCTGCCCAAAGGCCTGCCATGAAGAAAATAGCCGGCCCCTTAAGAATGGAGCTTGCCCAGTATAGAGAGCTTGAGGCTTTTGCTCAGTTCAGTTCCGACCTTGACAAAGATACAAGAAGAAGGCTAAGGCACGGAGAAAGAATTGTTGAGGTTTTGAAACAGCCTCAGTACAGCCCCTATACTCTTGCAGAAGAACTCCTTGTGTTTTTTGCAGTTACAAAGTACTGCCTGCTCGATATCAATGTTGAGGATATAACAGGATTTGTAGCTTATTTAATAGGGTATTTTAAAGACTGGCATCAGAATATTATGGACACCTTAATGAAAGGTGAAATAATTTCCGAAGGCCTTTCAAAGGAAATGCTTGAGATAATTGAAGCCTGCAAGAAATCCTATCTGGCGTAA
- the atpG gene encoding ATP synthase F1 subunit gamma → MENMKSIKKRVKSIENTKQITKSMQLVSTAKIQRARKRLENSTPFFEETKNAVLLAAGSCVNSKHPYVYNKEVKSSLIIVVGGDRGLCGGYNSNVSREAESHMLKRPDPKVITIGIKIRDYFRRRRRNIIKAYSNISDMPSFEDAAEIGKFALTLFNDGEVDEIYLAYTKFHNMLNLEPVIHKLLPLEIEKKEENEDKGFRYIAFEPDTGTFLKRAVPHYVMARIYEGMVEAEACQHSATLTNMDAAVNNSDKLIEYLSLQYNKLRQSGITQEITEIVGGSIGTD, encoded by the coding sequence ATGGAAAACATGAAGTCTATTAAAAAAAGGGTTAAAAGCATTGAGAATACAAAGCAGATAACCAAATCCATGCAGCTTGTTTCGACTGCCAAAATCCAAAGAGCAAGAAAAAGGCTTGAAAACAGCACACCGTTTTTTGAAGAGACGAAAAATGCTGTGCTTCTTGCTGCCGGAAGCTGTGTAAATTCAAAGCATCCCTATGTATATAATAAAGAGGTTAAAAGCAGTTTGATTATCGTCGTAGGAGGGGACAGAGGCCTTTGCGGCGGATATAATTCCAATGTATCCAGGGAGGCGGAAAGCCATATGCTGAAACGCCCCGACCCTAAGGTAATCACCATAGGTATAAAGATAAGAGACTATTTCAGAAGACGCAGAAGAAACATTATAAAGGCCTACAGCAATATATCCGATATGCCTTCTTTTGAAGATGCGGCGGAAATCGGAAAATTTGCCCTTACGCTTTTTAACGATGGAGAAGTAGATGAGATATATCTTGCATATACGAAGTTCCATAATATGCTGAATCTTGAGCCGGTTATCCATAAGCTTCTGCCGCTGGAAATAGAAAAGAAGGAAGAAAACGAAGATAAAGGTTTTCGCTATATAGCCTTTGAGCCTGATACGGGAACATTTTTGAAAAGGGCAGTGCCGCATTATGTCATGGCCCGTATATATGAAGGCATGGTGGAGGCGGAAGCCTGCCAGCATAGTGCAACCCTTACCAATATGGACGCAGCAGTAAACAATTCCGATAAGCTTATAGAATATCTTTCTTTACAGTATAACAAACTGCGCCAAAGCGGAATAACTCAGGAGATTACAGAAATCGTAGGCGGTTCCATAGGAACGGATTAA
- the atpD gene encoding F0F1 ATP synthase subunit beta: MKTGKISQVMGAVIDVIFPPSVEMPDLKNALRVENERGLIVEVAQQLGDNVVRCIAMDSTDGLTRGMKVIDTGMPIKVPVGQRTLGRMFNVLGEPIDGKPVEEGEVWSIHRAAPSFSDQAQSAEILVTGIKAIDLLCPYIKGGKIGLFGGAGVGKTVLIMELIRNIAIEHGGYSVFTGVGERTREGNDLYYEMIDSGVIEKTALVFGQMNEPPGARMRVALSGLTMAEYFRDIKNQDVLLFIDNIFRFVQAGSEVSALLGRMPSAVGYQPTLANEMGALQERITSTKNGSITSVQAVYVPADDLTDPAPATTFAHLDATTVLSRSIVEQGIYPAIDPLESSSRVLNPSIVGKVHHEIAGGVQSMLQRYKELQDIIAILGIDELSENDKLIVGRARKIQRFLSQPFFVAEEFTGQTGKYVPLAETLRGFREIMEGKHDDVPESHFYNAGSIEDVIARAESAK; encoded by the coding sequence ATGAAAACGGGAAAAATATCTCAGGTAATGGGTGCGGTAATAGACGTTATATTCCCTCCCAGTGTGGAAATGCCTGATTTGAAAAATGCCTTAAGGGTAGAAAATGAAAGAGGCCTTATCGTAGAAGTAGCTCAGCAGCTTGGGGATAATGTTGTAAGATGCATCGCCATGGACAGCACCGACGGTCTTACAAGAGGCATGAAGGTAATCGATACAGGCATGCCTATAAAAGTACCTGTAGGCCAGAGAACTTTAGGCCGCATGTTTAATGTTTTGGGTGAGCCTATAGACGGAAAGCCTGTGGAAGAAGGCGAAGTATGGTCCATTCACCGTGCGGCTCCAAGCTTTTCAGACCAAGCTCAATCGGCAGAAATCCTTGTTACGGGAATAAAGGCCATAGACCTTCTCTGCCCTTATATAAAGGGCGGTAAAATAGGTCTTTTCGGCGGCGCCGGCGTAGGCAAAACCGTACTGATTATGGAGCTTATCAGAAATATAGCAATTGAACACGGCGGATACTCCGTATTTACGGGGGTAGGAGAACGTACAAGGGAAGGAAACGACCTTTATTACGAAATGATAGATTCTGGAGTTATTGAAAAAACAGCCCTTGTTTTCGGACAGATGAACGAGCCGCCGGGAGCCAGGATGAGGGTAGCCCTTTCTGGCCTTACCATGGCGGAATACTTTAGAGACATTAAAAATCAGGACGTTTTGCTTTTCATTGACAATATATTCAGATTCGTTCAGGCAGGCTCCGAAGTTTCGGCACTTTTAGGCCGTATGCCATCTGCCGTTGGTTATCAGCCCACCCTTGCAAACGAAATGGGAGCCTTGCAGGAGCGGATAACCTCCACGAAAAACGGTTCCATCACATCGGTTCAGGCAGTATACGTTCCGGCAGACGACCTTACGGACCCGGCCCCAGCGACGACATTTGCTCATCTTGATGCTACAACGGTTTTATCAAGAAGCATCGTTGAACAGGGCATCTATCCTGCCATAGACCCTCTTGAATCCTCTTCAAGGGTATTAAACCCATCCATCGTAGGAAAGGTTCACCATGAAATAGCAGGGGGCGTGCAAAGCATGCTTCAAAGATATAAAGAGCTTCAGGACATTATCGCTATTTTAGGTATAGACGAGCTTTCTGAAAACGACAAGCTGATTGTAGGACGAGCAAGAAAAATACAGCGCTTTTTATCCCAGCCCTTCTTTGTAGCTGAAGAATTTACCGGCCAGACGGGTAAATATGTGCCCCTTGCGGAAACTTTAAGAGGCTTTAGAGAGATTATGGAAGGAAAACATGATGATGTTCCCGAATCCCATTTCTACAATGCAGGCTCTATAGAAGATGTTATAGCCCGTGCCGAGAGTGCTAAGTAG
- the atpC gene encoding ATP synthase F1 subunit epsilon, with protein MEKKFIKLKVITPNKILYEKNVKSVILRCVGGDKGILYGHEPCIAILDYGALQVYVTDKELDVLVVFGGIASIKDNTVTVISEMAALPDDIYKIRAEEDVEKALARISESKLDIDVRKAEIALRRSLVSRDGSAYPLIKSGENE; from the coding sequence TTGGAGAAAAAATTTATAAAGCTTAAAGTCATTACGCCAAATAAAATATTGTACGAAAAAAATGTTAAATCCGTTATTTTAAGATGTGTAGGCGGCGACAAGGGCATTTTATATGGCCATGAGCCATGTATTGCTATTTTAGATTACGGCGCTCTCCAAGTATATGTAACGGATAAAGAGCTTGATGTGCTTGTGGTATTCGGCGGAATCGCTTCCATCAAGGATAATACGGTTACAGTTATTTCCGAAATGGCCGCTTTACCTGATGATATTTATAAAATCAGAGCCGAAGAAGATGTTGAAAAGGCCTTGGCAAGAATAAGTGAAAGCAAGCTGGATATAGACGTACGAAAGGCGGAAATCGCCCTGCGCCGTTCTCTCGTCAGCAGGGACGGCAGTGCATATCCGCTTATAAAAAGCGGGGAGAATGAATAA
- a CDS encoding AtpZ/AtpI family protein, whose protein sequence is MDKKKSPEENKNKRGKMNSVIRAFSLLTSLGLSMTVCVLIGVFLGRYLDQIFNTSPALLLIFSLLGAFSAIKLLYDTVIKE, encoded by the coding sequence ATGGATAAAAAGAAAAGCCCAGAGGAAAATAAAAACAAACGTGGGAAAATGAACAGCGTTATAAGAGCATTTAGCCTGCTCACAAGCCTTGGCCTGTCTATGACTGTATGCGTTTTAATAGGTGTATTTTTAGGACGGTATCTGGATCAAATATTTAACACTTCCCCTGCATTGCTTTTGATATTTTCATTGCTGGGAGCTTTCTCAGCCATAAAGCTTCTCTATGATACAGTAATAAAGGAATGA
- a CDS encoding ATP synthase subunit I, whose translation MALLKDLSETSKIMLKWLLIFIFAAWLLGSGVLIIIQKADIILQYILGVLLGGVFSALKLVLMERSLSKSADMQSVRSSGYAAAHYVLRYLLTVGVLVLAMIMRNTFNFFGVIIGILLLQFSAYLATYEIKKKDRQKQAEKML comes from the coding sequence ATGGCTTTATTGAAAGACTTATCTGAAACCTCCAAAATAATGCTTAAATGGCTTTTAATATTTATTTTTGCAGCATGGCTTTTAGGTTCAGGCGTTTTAATCATTATACAAAAGGCAGATATCATTTTACAGTATATATTAGGTGTTTTATTGGGAGGGGTGTTTTCAGCCCTAAAGCTTGTGCTTATGGAAAGGTCCTTATCGAAAAGCGCCGATATGCAGTCCGTAAGGTCTTCGGGTTATGCCGCCGCTCATTATGTGCTTAGATACCTTTTAACTGTAGGTGTGCTTGTTCTTGCGATGATTATGAGAAATACATTTAATTTCTTCGGCGTTATCATAGGCATATTATTGTTGCAGTTTTCAGCCTATTTAGCAACATATGAAATCAAGAAAAAAGACAGACAGAAACAGGCGGAAAAGATGCTGTAA
- a CDS encoding transglutaminase-like domain-containing protein → MLKKISTLIFTAFIIFSINTVSALAADFTINKSNAENGMIAIEGIPGEKTIAVKITKDKQFYTYFLSTTNKNVFPLQMGNGKYTIQVLENTVGTKYRILLNEEITVNNITDENLYTNAIQLIDFNKDMASIKAMNTLTSADAKKEDKLKVFYNHILDNISYDYEKAKNISNTANYLPVIDTIYKNKKGICYDYSSLFAAILRHHNIPTRLQMGYTKAIPEYHAWNEVLLDGKWYKIDTTYDAQAKAAKASFTMQKPDDIFSVVKQY, encoded by the coding sequence ATGTTAAAGAAAATAAGCACATTGATTTTTACAGCTTTTATAATATTTTCCATAAATACGGTCTCTGCTCTCGCGGCAGATTTTACTATAAATAAAAGTAACGCGGAAAACGGAATGATTGCCATAGAAGGAATTCCCGGCGAAAAGACAATAGCAGTTAAAATAACCAAGGACAAGCAGTTCTACACTTATTTCCTCTCTACTACCAATAAAAACGTCTTTCCCCTTCAAATGGGCAATGGAAAATATACGATTCAGGTTCTCGAAAACACCGTGGGAACAAAATATAGAATTCTTTTAAATGAGGAAATCACAGTAAATAATATTACAGATGAAAATTTATACACCAATGCCATACAGCTTATAGATTTTAACAAAGATATGGCATCAATAAAAGCTATGAATACGCTTACTTCGGCAGATGCAAAAAAAGAAGATAAGCTTAAGGTCTTTTATAATCACATTTTAGATAATATTTCATACGATTACGAGAAAGCCAAAAATATCTCAAATACTGCGAATTACCTTCCGGTAATAGATACTATATATAAAAATAAAAAAGGAATCTGCTACGACTATTCTTCCTTATTTGCCGCAATACTCCGGCATCACAATATTCCTACAAGGCTTCAAATGGGCTATACAAAGGCCATACCTGAATATCACGCATGGAACGAGGTTCTTTTAGACGGCAAATGGTACAAAATAGATACTACATACGATGCGCAGGCTAAGGCTGCAAAAGCAAGTTTTACAATGCAAAAACCAGACGATATTTTTAGTGTTGTGAAGCAGTATTAA
- the srtB gene encoding class B sortase yields the protein MKKLLNIIKRIVLSLCIAIILFFGIQWGYSAYITYRQENILKEAREIYEPPAPSPSPVPSEELPPPEPMPTEKIISKEFELLRQQYNNDDIMGYLRIDNTSIDYPVLQSDDNEFYLDRGIDKSPNVAGSLFLDYENDVKNEDKNSIIYGHNMKQDIMFHSLRYYADKNYYEDHKYVYFDTIYDIGKWEVFAFYMTEDSFYYLDVNFPTDEAFLELVGQMKEKSYYDTGVTVDADDRILTLSTCTNITDTTRYVLNAKLIEVNGVPYEEIKRELKNKVMP from the coding sequence ATGAAAAAACTTCTTAACATCATAAAGCGCATTGTACTTTCTCTTTGTATCGCAATAATTCTATTCTTCGGGATACAATGGGGATATAGCGCCTATATAACATACCGCCAGGAAAACATACTCAAAGAAGCACGAGAAATTTATGAACCGCCTGCACCTTCTCCTTCCCCTGTTCCGTCGGAAGAACTGCCTCCGCCCGAGCCTATGCCTACAGAAAAAATAATTTCCAAGGAATTTGAGCTTTTAAGGCAGCAATATAATAATGATGATATTATGGGCTATCTTAGGATAGATAATACCTCTATCGATTATCCGGTGCTTCAATCAGACGACAATGAATTTTACCTTGACAGAGGAATAGATAAAAGCCCCAACGTAGCCGGTTCTTTATTCCTTGACTATGAAAATGACGTTAAAAATGAAGATAAAAACTCCATCATATATGGTCATAACATGAAGCAGGATATTATGTTCCATTCCTTAAGGTATTACGCCGACAAAAATTATTATGAAGACCATAAATACGTTTATTTTGACACTATTTACGATATCGGCAAATGGGAAGTATTCGCCTTTTATATGACGGAAGATAGCTTCTATTATCTCGACGTAAATTTTCCTACAGATGAAGCCTTTCTTGAGCTTGTAGGCCAAATGAAAGAAAAATCCTATTATGATACAGGCGTTACTGTCGATGCCGATGACAGAATCCTTACCCTCTCAACCTGTACTAACATTACAGACACTACCCGCTATGTTCTTAACGCAAAGCTCATAGAGGTAAACGGCGTGCCTTATGAGGAGATAAAAAGAGAATTAAAGAATAAGGTTATGCCATAG
- the ligA gene encoding NAD-dependent DNA ligase LigA, with the protein MDRMKELVELLNRAAEEYYQKDNEIMTNREYDDLYDELLELEKKEGIILPDSPTKAVGYAVLSALSKVRHERRMLSLDKTKEMAKLKDFIGENEGVLSWKLDGLTIVLKYNGGRLIQAITRGNGEIGEDVTHNAMHFKNVPQRIAFNGSLTVRGEATISYSDFKRINEKLPEEEKYKNPRNLCSGTVRQLDSKISAGRPVNFYAFTISGGEEFYKDSKAKALDWVESLGFKHVGYKIVNKDNIEEMIQWFKKEIEGFDIPSDGLVLTYDSISYSISLGETSKFPRDSLAFKWEDEIKETILREIVWNTSRTGLINPVAVFEPVDLEGTTVNRASLHNLSIAEALMLGVGDTIKVYKANMIIPQVADNITRSNTFIVPDKCFVCGANTEIEESGGIKFLYCSNPNCGAQKIKSLTHFTSRDAMNIEGLSESTIEKFVVEGYLSNYMDIYGLKAYGDKIKAMKGFGEKSCNKLLEAVEKSKNCNLENFIYALGIRHIGLANAKLLSRHFKGDIERIINASEEEILEIDGFGGIMARSVIDYFALPENIMLLRQALQILHIEKPEGNTDSSLNDMTFVITGEVYSFKNRKELQSYIEKKGGKVSSSVTGKTSYLINNDNTSPSSKNKKAKELNIPIITEEEFIGMFRDE; encoded by the coding sequence ATGGATAGAATGAAAGAGCTTGTGGAGCTTCTGAACAGGGCAGCAGAGGAATATTATCAAAAAGATAATGAAATCATGACCAACAGAGAGTATGACGATCTTTACGATGAGCTTTTAGAACTTGAAAAAAAGGAAGGCATCATTCTCCCCGATAGCCCTACAAAGGCTGTGGGATATGCGGTTTTAAGCGCTTTAAGTAAAGTAAGGCATGAAAGAAGAATGCTTTCTCTCGATAAAACAAAGGAAATGGCAAAGCTTAAGGATTTTATCGGTGAAAACGAAGGGGTTTTGTCATGGAAGCTTGACGGTCTTACCATAGTTTTAAAATATAACGGAGGAAGGCTTATTCAGGCCATTACAAGGGGAAACGGAGAAATTGGAGAAGACGTTACCCATAACGCCATGCATTTTAAAAATGTTCCCCAAAGGATTGCATTTAACGGCTCTTTAACCGTAAGAGGAGAGGCGACTATTTCTTATTCTGATTTTAAAAGGATTAATGAAAAGCTTCCCGAAGAAGAAAAATATAAAAACCCCAGAAATTTATGCAGCGGTACCGTAAGGCAGCTGGACAGTAAAATTTCCGCAGGAAGACCGGTTAATTTCTATGCCTTTACCATTTCAGGCGGTGAAGAATTCTACAAAGACTCCAAGGCAAAAGCCCTCGATTGGGTTGAAAGCTTAGGCTTTAAGCATGTAGGATATAAAATTGTAAATAAAGACAATATAGAAGAAATGATTCAGTGGTTTAAAAAAGAGATTGAAGGCTTTGATATTCCTTCTGACGGCCTTGTTCTAACCTATGACAGTATAAGCTATAGTATATCTTTAGGAGAAACCTCTAAATTTCCAAGGGATTCCCTTGCTTTTAAATGGGAGGACGAAATAAAGGAAACAATCCTTAGAGAAATTGTATGGAATACTTCAAGAACGGGGCTGATTAATCCCGTTGCTGTATTTGAGCCGGTGGACCTTGAAGGAACAACCGTAAACAGAGCAAGCCTTCATAATTTAAGTATCGCCGAAGCCCTGATGCTCGGTGTAGGCGATACCATAAAAGTATATAAGGCAAATATGATTATTCCGCAGGTCGCGGATAATATAACCAGAAGCAATACTTTTATTGTTCCCGATAAATGCTTTGTATGCGGCGCCAATACGGAAATAGAAGAATCCGGCGGTATAAAATTTTTATACTGCTCAAATCCCAACTGCGGCGCACAGAAAATTAAAAGCCTTACCCATTTTACATCGAGAGACGCAATGAATATAGAAGGCCTTTCAGAATCTACTATAGAAAAATTTGTAGTAGAAGGCTATTTAAGTAATTATATGGATATATACGGCCTTAAAGCCTATGGAGATAAAATAAAAGCCATGAAAGGCTTTGGCGAAAAGTCCTGCAATAAGCTTTTGGAAGCTGTTGAAAAAAGCAAAAACTGCAATCTTGAAAATTTCATCTACGCCCTTGGTATACGCCATATAGGCCTTGCCAATGCAAAGCTTTTATCAAGGCATTTTAAAGGCGATATTGAAAGGATAATCAATGCTTCGGAAGAAGAAATCCTCGAAATAGACGGTTTTGGCGGTATTATGGCAAGGTCTGTTATAGATTATTTTGCCCTTCCGGAAAACATAATGCTATTAAGGCAGGCCCTTCAAATTCTTCATATAGAAAAGCCTGAAGGAAATACGGATTCTTCCCTTAATGATATGACTTTCGTAATTACAGGCGAGGTATATTCCTTTAAAAACAGGAAGGAGCTTCAAAGCTATATTGAGAAAAAAGGCGGAAAGGTCAGCTCCTCCGTAACAGGAAAAACTTCTTATCTTATAAATAATGACAATACGTCGCCTTCTTCAAAAAACAAAAAAGCAAAAGAACTGAATATCCCAATCATTACCGAAGAGGAATTTATAGGTATGTTTAGAGATGAATAA